A single Agrococcus sp. ARC_14 DNA region contains:
- the pta gene encoding phosphate acetyltransferase yields the protein MPTRIVIASPEGHAGKSIVALGLVEALSRRVGSVGVFRPIARSEQERDRVLELLLAHEAVDLSYDEAIGTTYAAVHDDAEAALATIVDRYHRIDERFDAIVIVGSDYTDVGSPTELGFNARVAANLGASMLLVLGGRDPETDVPRTADQLRQLADVTTAELAQAHASIAGIIVNRAEPSAIEGIPGALADAVPAGVPIWSIPEDALLSAPSVGTLFAATDAELLRGDAGLLTRESLGTVVAGMSMEHVLERLIEGGILVMPGDRSDVVVGTLLAQQSETFPSIAGIILNGGFELHPAVQRLLDGLDLALPIGISPHGTYETARRIATTRGSLIDGTQRKRDSALALFEQHVDADALLERLEVTTTEVVTPLIFEHSLVERARQQVRHIVLPEGDDDRILQAASTVLARGIAQLTILGDEASIRQRAAGLGLDIADARVVATDDGELRPRYAAEYQRLRAHKGVTIEQAMERLLDVSYFGTLMVHTGDADGMVSGAAHTTAHTIKPSFETIKTKPGVSVVSSVFLMALADRVLVYGDCAVIPEPTVEELADIAVSSAQTARDFGIDPRVAMLSYSTGESGTGAEVDRVRAATELVRQRAPELPVEGPIQYDAAADAAVAQKKMPGSQVAGRATVFVFPDLNTGNNTYKAVQRSAGALAIGPVLQGLNKPVNDLSRGALVSDIVNTIAITAIQAQEPAAAAAGEQA from the coding sequence GTGCCGACCCGAATCGTCATCGCCTCTCCCGAAGGCCACGCTGGCAAGTCGATCGTGGCCCTGGGGCTCGTCGAGGCGCTGAGCCGCCGCGTCGGCAGCGTCGGCGTCTTCCGACCGATCGCCCGCTCCGAGCAGGAGCGGGATCGCGTGCTCGAGCTGCTGCTCGCCCACGAGGCGGTCGATCTCTCCTACGACGAGGCGATCGGCACGACCTACGCCGCGGTGCACGACGATGCCGAGGCCGCCCTCGCGACGATCGTCGACCGCTACCACCGCATCGACGAGCGCTTCGACGCGATCGTCATCGTCGGCTCCGACTACACCGACGTCGGCAGCCCGACCGAGCTGGGCTTCAACGCCCGTGTCGCGGCCAACCTCGGCGCCTCCATGCTGCTCGTGCTCGGCGGCCGCGACCCCGAGACCGATGTGCCCCGCACCGCCGACCAGCTGCGGCAGCTCGCCGACGTCACGACCGCAGAGCTGGCGCAGGCCCACGCATCCATCGCCGGCATCATCGTCAACCGCGCGGAGCCCAGCGCCATCGAGGGCATTCCAGGGGCGCTGGCGGATGCGGTGCCCGCGGGCGTGCCGATCTGGTCGATCCCGGAGGATGCGCTGCTGAGCGCGCCGAGCGTCGGCACGCTCTTCGCGGCGACCGATGCCGAGCTGCTGCGCGGCGACGCCGGGCTGCTCACCCGGGAGTCGCTCGGCACCGTTGTGGCCGGCATGTCGATGGAGCACGTGCTCGAGCGCCTCATCGAGGGCGGCATCCTGGTCATGCCCGGCGACCGCTCCGACGTGGTCGTCGGCACGCTGCTCGCCCAGCAGTCGGAGACCTTCCCGTCGATCGCGGGCATCATCCTCAACGGCGGCTTCGAGCTGCACCCCGCCGTGCAGCGGCTGCTCGACGGCCTCGACCTCGCGCTGCCGATCGGCATCAGCCCGCACGGCACCTACGAGACAGCCCGCCGCATCGCCACCACGCGCGGCTCGCTCATCGACGGCACGCAGCGCAAGCGCGACTCCGCGCTCGCGCTCTTCGAGCAGCACGTCGATGCCGATGCGCTGCTCGAGCGGCTCGAGGTGACCACCACCGAGGTGGTGACCCCGCTCATCTTCGAGCACAGCCTCGTCGAGCGCGCGCGCCAGCAGGTGCGCCACATCGTGCTGCCGGAGGGCGATGACGACCGCATCCTGCAGGCGGCGTCCACGGTGCTGGCTCGCGGCATCGCGCAGCTCACGATCCTCGGCGACGAGGCCTCGATCCGGCAGCGCGCCGCGGGTCTGGGCCTCGACATCGCCGATGCGCGCGTCGTCGCGACCGACGACGGCGAGCTGCGCCCGAGGTACGCCGCCGAGTACCAGCGGCTGCGCGCCCACAAGGGGGTCACGATCGAGCAGGCCATGGAGCGCCTGCTCGACGTGAGCTACTTCGGCACGCTCATGGTGCACACGGGCGACGCCGACGGCATGGTCTCCGGCGCCGCGCACACGACAGCGCACACGATCAAGCCCTCGTTTGAGACGATCAAGACCAAGCCGGGCGTCTCGGTGGTCTCGAGCGTGTTCCTCATGGCGCTCGCCGACCGAGTGCTCGTCTACGGCGATTGCGCCGTCATCCCGGAGCCGACCGTCGAGGAGCTGGCCGACATCGCCGTCTCCTCGGCGCAGACCGCAAGAGACTTCGGCATCGACCCGCGTGTGGCGATGCTCTCCTACTCGACGGGCGAGTCGGGCACGGGCGCAGAGGTCGACCGTGTGCGCGCCGCCACCGAGCTCGTGCGCCAGCGGGCGCCGGAGCTGCCGGTGGAGGGCCCGATCCAGTACGACGCGGCGGCGGATGCTGCGGTGGCGCAGAAGAAGATGCCGGGCTCGCAGGTGGCGGGCAGGGCGACCGTGTTCGT